The following DNA comes from Meleagris gallopavo isolate NT-WF06-2002-E0010 breed Aviagen turkey brand Nicholas breeding stock chromosome 13, Turkey_5.1, whole genome shotgun sequence.
TTGTACGAGGACAGTGTTTCAACATATCCTTTAATAGTTTCACAACTGCTGATCTGATTGTTCACAGTCATTCTGTTACAGTAAGAAAGGTACTTGTATGTAAGCATGTGTGGCTGCACGTACAGTGTACCTTTATAAGCACTCCTCCTATCACGAGTTCTAAAGCAGCTTTCCTGAATACAATACacaggaatttttttctctgtccaGTCATACAAAACTAATGCTATTGGCAACTGAGCTAGATAGGGGCGTATTATTTTGTAATATCATTATTAGAAGTCCAGTTAACAACAACACAGCAGAGAATGTTGCTAACTTTCTATGATTAGTGCAAGGTACAAACCTTTTATTACGTTCTGGAGTTGATCCCTGGGTAGGTCCTCTTTAAGGTACTTTTCCCAGTGGTGAAGAAGCACTGAGAGTATTCTCAGTTGTATTTGCTACATCACAGGTTATTGCAGATAGTGTTTGCAAGAATTTAGAAATGTCTAGTATTGTCTTTCCCTATACTGTGCTTTCCTTTGTAGTAGTTACAGAGGAAAGACATTATTAGCTGCTGTGTGCATTATTTATATAGGAGACcaaggaaagcaagaaagcagTGTTTACAGCAGCTTTTCACTAGCAAATGATATCAACTTACCCTAGCTTAGAAGATGGACGAGCCCATAATCTTCTGATCAAGTAATGTGTGAGTTTCACACAGCCATTTATAACACCATTTGTCTGAGTTTGTTGTGAGACAGCTGTGTCAATCATACAAATACTATCTTCTTTCAATGGCTGAAGAACTAAAAGATTTAGACTACTAACTTCCTTCAGGATCAGCAGGCCAACAAGATTACTAACATCACTTTTCAGCATTTTAGCAGATACATGATAGTTGGTATTGATCAATCATCAGGTACACTAAAGCTGAATATCCAGTGGatcattctgaagaaaacagttggAGAGAATTGTAAAAGTCTTTCTGGGACAGTTATTCATACCAGTTACATATGATATGAATTTCCCACACATCAGCTATTCTGCACGTTGTTACAGAGATGCTTTTTCTGGATGGGAGGATGGATGTGCTTTGAGAAGAAGCTGTTAGCCCAAAGTTAAGAAGTTCTGGGAATCAAGTTCTAAGAACAAACATACTAAAGATGGAAATATAAATTATCATTTACCTTTATTGATCCAAAACCATTAGCACTCTGAAAATGCTCAGTAGTGGTGCAAACTGCAAACTATCCACCAGAGGGAAACACACACTTAGAAAGGAAACCAAACAATTCAAAAGATGATTGAAGCATCCCCCTAAAAACTAAAAACGCTGCAAATTCAATTCAGAATTTTTCATAGTAATAGGACAGACTTTCTTGATTCtgattttgaatgttttcagaagttattttcaaACCAAAAGGTAAAGTTTCACACTTAAAGTTTCCCATGCTGATGACTCTGCTGTTGTACCACatgtataaataatatataatatgcgtgcacacacacaaaattatATTTAGAGTTGTTTTTTAGACACAGAAATGCAGGCTAAATTCACTGCTGTGAAAACAATTAGATCAAGTTTATGAGGGCAGAAGTTCAGCTCTATGTTCATACATTAAAAACCCCTCCACGTTTAGTCACTAGAATGGCTACACTTATGATGTGTTTAGTATGTTATTAAGCATATTACGCTGCTATTGGAAATATCTGTTACATTTCCCAAGGGTTTGTGTCCTACTAgggtaaatttaaaaaattacagtttGTCTTTTAGAGAACATTTGGAGACATCTTAAGGTGAGTCTGAAATTTTCGTAGTGATCCAACAGTTACAGAGGGCTCTAAAAAAACAATGATCCTCATCTAATGTTAACTCTAATATCTATTTTACTTAATCTAAAAGCCTGCCTTCAGAATGATGCTCAGGAAATCTTAGTATTTCACCTGTCTGAGATCTTTTTTGAAAGATAAATCTCAGACTTTTGCTGCAATTCCAGGATTCATCTGGTTCGTGTTTAAATTAAAGATACAAATGAAGGCAAAGACCACCTGGAAAGCATGGTTCAAATGAAGTGGATGAAACaagtttctgaaaaatgtaAGGACAAGTGCTTCAGAAGTAGAACCAGTTCCACACATCAGTGGATTGGAACTATACCAGTGTTGCTACGAGTCAGTATCTGTACAAACAATGGGAATTCCTGAAGAGGAAAATCTTACAGAGATATTCAACATCTCACcttgaatgtttttttaaataataagtGTCTGCAATGTAGTACAGAACAGATATAACATTggcaataagaaaataaaaggtgcTTCCAAAGTTACTTCTGGAGAAATAATGACATGCATAACACTGATTTCATTAGAAGATGAGACACTGCCCAGCACTTCCTTTCATTAATGGATTTTTAAGTGATTTTCAGAAATTCCCTTTAGAATGCAATCAgttgctttgcatttttctctaCCCAGTGCTTaatgcagttaaaaataaaggaacCGGCATTATGTATCAGATGAAATCCAAATTAAAATTTCACACAGTGTTTTGATAAAGTTATTCTTGACTTCAGTGGAGTTACTCTTAGATTTGCTGTTGATCTCATTATACTCTTAGGAGATCGAAAACAGCTAAGCCGCTTGGCACTGGGAGGAGGTATTGCAATCCTTTTTCCATTCTGGAAGATACTTCTTTATGTTGGACACTGTATTTGCCAGGTTTGTACAATTCTACTTCAATATTTAAGGAAATAATCTGTATCACAGTCTTAAGCAGAGCACAGTATGCATAATTCCTTGTTTCAGTgcttattttacagaaaatccCGTTCTAGTTTCACTTCTGTGACTTGCCTCTTTTTGTTGGTGCTGCTCTTTTAGTTCCTCCTTTAATTATTTGGAACCAGACTAAAAATGTTCTGACATCACAGTAACAAAGTAGTACTTACATATTTTTTGGCTAGACAGTGAAGAacttctgattcttttttcttcaaaagatttGAATACTGCATTAACTACCAAATTGTCTAGGGGTTTATGTCATAGCATATTGATGGCACAGCAGGACAATGAAATCATAtgttttctgagaaacagaCTGTTTCCTCCTAGCCTTACATGCAGACTATTctggtggttttgtttgcttgaagAACATAAGAAGAACAACTGCCTCTCACTTTATTGCACTTCTCACTGCAAAAGCTGGTTTTTTTATGTCAGCATATTTCTAAGGCACAATCAACAGATCTCTCCTGAATTTTTAGAAAAGAGATTGCTTGAAGACTGAGTGTACAATAATTCCTCACTCTCCTCACAGGCAGTTTTAACCAAGTTGCAGGCTATTATAAAAAGGGAggctattttaaaaagaaaaacaatctccATGCTGTAAAATTTGCTAGGTGTGATGGACATGCAATTAAGAGGAAAGCCAGACACAActctgtatttctatttctgctttgcaTGCAAAAATGCATACTGTTGTTGTAAACAACGGGAACGTGTGTGGTCAGATGTTTGTGAGCACTAGGATGTGAGGTCACATGCCTTACTAGACTACATAATATCAGTTAGGGAAGTTTCTCTGAGAGCGCTCGCTTGCACTgtcagaataaaagcagaacGCAAAGTGCCAAGGATATTACCTTTCGAAAAGGTCTGAAGAATATCCAGAATGAGTCAAGCTGAGGAAACCAGTACCCATGTGACATGGAACACTGTGAAACTGGTAGTTTGCGTGATATTGAGCTTGTCATTTATTATTGGGACTCCTGGAAATTGCATTGTCATCTGGACTGTTTGTACTAAAATGAAGCAAGTGTCTCCTTCGGTCCTGCTGATCTTGAACCTGGCCATTGCAGATATCCTCGTACTGATTACTTTGCCTATCTGGATTTACTCCTTTGCTGACTCATGGGTTTTTGGAATCATCTTCTGCAAAATGCTGGTCTTCATTATTTACTGCAGCATGTATGCTAGTATATTTCTGATTACAGCACTGAGCTTGGAGAGATTAATGGCTGTGTTTTACCCTCTTGCTGTTCAGAgatacaaaacaaaggaaaagactTCTATAATCATGGTCCTCATTTGGTTCCTGTCTATAGCTCTTGGTATTTCTATCATTCCATTTCAAGAGACAGACGAAATCAATGGTGGGCAGCAGTGCACGTGTCGCAACTACTCTTCTACTGAACAGAAAGTGTCGTATCTTTTGCTGGAAACTCTTGCAGGTTTTGTAATTCCTTTTCTAATTATATGCACCTCTTATGTGTGCGTTGCAAAAAGAATAAGCAAAATGACTTACCAGTCGAAGCAGCGATCAGAACGGCTCATTACCAGCATTGTGGTGGCATTCATTTTGTGCTGGTTTCCTCATCATCTTTTCAACATCCTAGATATTATTTCAATTGAGATAGAGCATTCTGAGGAAATGTATTTGACTCTGGAAAAAATTGTAGACGTAGGAGAGTACATCTCTGGAGCACTTGTGTTTGTCAGTAGCTGCATTAACCCTCTACTTTACGCTTTTGCTGCACGAAAATTTCAGAATCACCTGAGAATTGCCAAGATATCAAAGCTCTTTGAACAGATGAGTCAGACTGTAACAGACGAAGACAAGAAAAAGAGTCATTCTGTAGTCAAACAAGAGACTGCTTCAGTAAGCATGGAAAATCTCTAACAAAGAACATAAAATTAGTAAATAATGGCGTCCTGGGGCATCCACTTAGTAGTTCTTGCATGGAGGGACAACTAAATGTTATTAcagttttgtatgttttaaaacAGTTGTCAGTAGCAGCCTTGTTTGGTTCCTAAGCTGGTATCCACATCACAAAATCAGGCACTTCAGCGATGCTGAGAACCTCACCAAGGTGGCTGGAAGTTTGAAGTGTAAGGAATGCAATAGTTTTACTCTGCAGTGGAGTTgtgatttttagaaaaaatgtagaaaacaacatttacatagaaaacaaaatttggaAATTTAAAACTTAGTTGTTTTTGTAGAACAAAACCTGAAGTGGTCAAAAAATCCCCATATATATAATCTGAAGTTCTAAGTGAGCAAGCTTGGATTCTTATTATGGGTAAGAATGGATTTCAAGATTATTAATGGCACATAAAATTTTTATACAGGACTTCATTTAGGTTTAAAAGTAACAACTTTTACACAGCTTCATTTACTAGAAGAATCTAAAGTATTAGGTATGGCatgcattttcagaaaaaggTAATAAGAAATCTGTGTTTCATGACAGTTACAGTCCTCATGCTATACTTGATTTAGAGTATATACATAATTTAGTGGCAACTGAACTATTGATGTATCTAATATTCATACTATAAATATTCTCAAGTGGTTTGACTCAGTTTAGCTCTCAAGATGTCTATTAAAGTTCTGGAGGAATTTAATCAAAGCCTACAGTCAGGGAAGGAGACATCGCTGAGATTGTTTTACATGTAAGAATGTTATGGTAATAGTACAAAGTGCCTAATATCCTAAGAATTTCACTTTGCACatagaagcattttttttctcttgtaaaacAGAGTAGAACAtgctttaaagaaacaaatacatttaGGACTTgcaaggaatttatttttcttttgtgcatgCAAACTCACTGTGAAAAGACTGCATGGCAtcaaatgtttgctttcaatgggtatttttaatttctgttgtgCTTGGCATTTTTTAtactttgcttatttttttaatcattgaTTTGTAATAAGATGAAGATAACTACTGAC
Coding sequences within:
- the LOC104912965 gene encoding leukotriene B4 receptor 1-like; the protein is MSQAEETSTHVTWNTVKLVVCVILSLSFIIGTPGNCIVIWTVCTKMKQVSPSVLLILNLAIADILVLITLPIWIYSFADSWVFGIIFCKMLVFIIYCSMYASIFLITALSLERLMAVFYPLAVQRYKTKEKTSIIMVLIWFLSIALGISIIPFQETDEINGGQQCTCRNYSSTEQKVSYLLLETLAGFVIPFLIICTSYVCVAKRISKMTYQSKQRSERLITSIVVAFILCWFPHHLFNILDIISIEIEHSEEMYLTLEKIVDVGEYISGALVFVSSCINPLLYAFAARKFQNHLRIAKISKLFEQMSQTVTDEDKKKSHSVVKQETASVSMENL